TTCCCGGTTCACGAGTTCTATCAATTGTGAAACACGCGTGTCATCCAGCTTATCAAAAATATCATCCAGAAGCAGCACGGGTGTCTTGCCGGTAAGTTCTTTCATCCTGTTCATCTGCGAAAGTTTCAGCGCTATCAGAAACGACTTCTGCTGGCCCTGGCTACCGGTTTTTTTTATCGGGCTGCCATCCATTTCGAACAGCAGGTCGTCTTTGTGGATGCCGCGTGAGGTGTGCGTGAGCAAACGGTCTCTTTCTAAATTCGTTTCCAGAAGCGTTTCAAAACTGGCTTCAGAAAGATCAGATTGGTATTGTATCGTAACTTTCTCACGGCCGTTTGACAAGATGTCATAATACTGTTGAATGAGTGGCGAAATGGCGCTCGTAAAATCACGTCTTTTATTGAAGATGGCTGTGCCAAACCGGCTGAGCGGCTCATTATAGATTTCCAGGCTTTCTGCATCGAAATAGCGGTTTCGGGCAAAGTTTTTAAGGAGTGCGTTTCTTTGCTGCAGCGTTTTTTGATACTGGATGAGATGAAAAAGATACTCGGCGTCGGTTTGCGAGATCATCGCATCCAAAAATTTCCGGCGGCTTTCCCCCGAATCAGAAATGAGGTTAGAATCGTACGGAGAAATGATCACATTAGGCAAAAAACCGATGTGGTCTGCGAGCCGATCATAGGTTTTATCGTTTTTTTTAATGATTTTTTTGGCTTCACGGGGCATCTGGACCTTGATGATGTTCTCTTTATCACCATCATTTA
This DNA window, taken from Chryseobacterium sp. 6424, encodes the following:
- the recF gene encoding DNA replication/repair protein RecF (All proteins in this family for which functions are known are DNA-binding proteins that assist the filamentation of RecA onto DNA for the initiation of recombination or recombinational repair.), producing the protein MIIKSLSLYHFKNHTEQKFVFSPQINCFVGNNGVGKTNILDALHYLSVGKSFLGNTDLNNIQAGEDFFAIEAEINDGDKENIIKVQMPREAKKIIKKNDKTYDRLADHIGFLPNVIISPYDSNLISDSGESRRKFLDAMISQTDAEYLFHLIQYQKTLQQRNALLKNFARNRYFDAESLEIYNEPLSRFGTAIFNKRRDFTSAISPLIQQYYDILSNGREKVTIQYQSDLSEASFETLLETNLERDRLLTHTSRGIHKDDLLFEMDGSPIKKTGSQGQQKSFLIALKLSQMNRMKELTGKTPVLLLDDIFDKLDDTRVSQLIELVNREHFGQIFITDTSRERTEAVVKKINEESKIFEIQA